One window from the genome of Pseudoalteromonas sp. '520P1 No. 423' encodes:
- a CDS encoding ACT domain-containing protein, whose translation MSKQSLELMKEAFTIHSFDPSEQIPEQVYNAPVYFIAKTYDELSIVCPDYLKLNSNESESGWAALEVLGPLGFSMTGILSNISGILAQEKISIFAISTFDTDYILIKQEFMDNAINSLKKNGYNVISGQ comes from the coding sequence ATGTCAAAACAATCCTTAGAGTTAATGAAAGAAGCATTTACAATCCATAGTTTTGATCCTTCAGAGCAAATACCTGAACAAGTCTATAATGCACCGGTATATTTTATCGCAAAAACTTACGATGAACTTTCCATTGTGTGTCCTGATTATTTAAAGCTCAATAGTAATGAATCTGAGTCCGGCTGGGCAGCTTTAGAAGTTTTAGGACCTTTAGGGTTCTCAATGACGGGAATTTTATCAAATATCTCAGGTATATTAGCACAAGAAAAAATCTCTATTTTTGCTATCTCAACTTTTGATACTGATTATATTTTAATTAAACAAGAATTTATGGATAATGCAATTAATAGTCTTAAAAAAAACGGATATAACGTTATCAGCGGTCAATAA
- a CDS encoding PTS glucose transporter subunit IIA — MSIHKQIIFATQQQVVNLGFPVMSPLSGRIKPLEEHPEVIFSSGALGCGLALEISSHKIIAPFDGIIEKVKMGGTEVYFKARNGLRLLVALNIDPSYFPLPGLAIIKHENQNVKASEAIVHFDLRKVPTPIISSVTILNYQKLGAIYYSHNQITAGEDVLFKVTAKKR, encoded by the coding sequence ATGTCGATTCATAAACAAATCATTTTTGCAACACAACAACAAGTCGTCAATCTCGGCTTCCCTGTAATGTCACCCTTATCAGGCAGAATTAAACCTCTAGAAGAACACCCTGAAGTTATCTTTTCTTCAGGTGCACTTGGCTGTGGTTTAGCACTTGAGATCAGTAGTCATAAAATTATAGCACCATTTGATGGCATAATAGAAAAAGTAAAAATGGGTGGAACTGAAGTATATTTTAAAGCTAGAAATGGCTTAAGGCTTTTAGTAGCGCTAAATATTGATCCTAGCTATTTTCCATTACCAGGTTTAGCAATCATAAAACATGAAAACCAAAACGTTAAAGCTTCAGAAGCTATCGTTCATTTTGATTTAAGAAAAGTACCCACTCCTATCATTTCTTCGGTGACTATTTTAAACTACCAAAAGTTAGGTGCGATATATTATTCTCACAATCAAATCACCGCAGGAGAAGATGTACTATTTAAAGTTACAGCTAAAAAACGTTAA